The Sardina pilchardus chromosome 24, fSarPil1.1, whole genome shotgun sequence nucleotide sequence gCCTCAGGTTATTGCACAAGCAGAAAAAAGAAGGGCATGTATCTTTTTATCTATCTCTGGGGTGAAAGGTAGAAGTTGCCACGTTCCTTTAAGAGCTAAAGCTATTCAACTGGGACCAATGGCTACCTGACACAGTACACAGTATGGCTCGTAGTACCCACcccaacaaacaagcaaactaacaaacaaagaaagaaacaaagaaagaaagaaacaaacaaacaagttaaCCGGTTAAATGGATCAGTTGGGTCATTGTCATATGCACTCAAGTGTAGCTGTTAGCAGGACTGAGAAGTTCAATTTTGCGAAGGCCGAGATCTTCAAATTGCGTCTGGTAATGAAGAGTAAGTGCAGATACAGTCAAGTCAACTCACTCAATCCCACTGGCCACCTTCTTCACATTGGGAATAAATGCATCTACCACACACCTACAGGCATTTGGAGGGGAGGTGTGGTCAGATCGTAGGGTTGGAGCAGGATGGTTTTGCTGGACGAAGAGGAGCGTTTTAGACATGCAAAGTGGAAGCAGGAGGTTGAAGTGTTACGGGTTTGtgtggagaggagcagagagatgaGCAGTGTCCTATCCAGCAGTGTGACAGTGAGCCAAGCTGTAAGGGGAGAGCGATGTggagggggaaacacacacacacactctctctctctctctctcacacactcatattaaCTTTAAATTAGACCTATTGTatgacgccccccccccccaaaccaaaacaaaccaatacaaaataaaacaaatcaaatcaaattgtcCAAAACTCATCGTTGACACTTCTGTCTCATACCTCTCATTCCAAACTCCTGCAATTCTGCACTTCCATTCAacgttttccctctctcccttttcctcctcctcgccccccAGGTTCCCCCAAAAGCTCTGGGAGCGGCTCCTCGGCGTCCGGCCCGGGTCTGGCCCGCCTGCTGCCCCCCCGCTCAGGGCTTGAGCTTGAGCCAGGGGTGGAATAtggtgaggatggagaggacGGAGGAGGCCAGGCCGCAGGCGCCCACGAAGCCGTTGCCCGTCGGGTAGATGCCCAGGCGGTCCAGCGGGATGAAGACGTCGCAGGCGTTCTTCAGCAGGTCCAGCAGGAGCGGCGGGTTGCTGCGCAGCACGGCGGCCAGCAGGCGGAGCTGTCGGCGCAAGCGCTGGGAGAGCGCCGGGAGGGAGGGCACCACCGGGAGCAGCAGCGGCGGGGAGGGCGAGGCAGAACCGGAACCGGAACCGGAGCTGGAGGACGATATGGCGGGGAGGTCGCCGTTCTCGGGGGTGAGCGCCACGGGCGTGCTGGAGAGGGAGGCCTTGGCCGAGCTGCAGCTGCGAGCCTCGCGCTCCATCAGCAGGCCGATCTCGTACGCGTCGCGAGTCAGGTTCAGAATGAGGGCAAACAGGTAATACctaggacagggagagagaatggtggGAAAGAGATAACGCATGAATGAAACGTAGGAatagaggaaggagggaagagaatggggaaagaaagaaagaaagaaattactACCAACCAAACACGGGAACAAAGACAACTCATCAGACAGTTATAACATCTGCATGGACCAGATGCCCCTCCTGCACCCCTCTCACCCCCCTTACCTAAAGGACCTCTGGCTCCATTTGTTCTGATCCAGTTTGGGCAGCAGGCCAGTCTTGCCAGCCCAGAGGACATTGTCACAGGCGAAGTACATGGCCCGGTTGAGGTGGGCTACAGTGATGCACAGCCGCAGGACGCTGTCAGACAGGTGCACTGCCCTCTTGGCTGCCTCCAAGGCCTCGGCCGAGTTTCCCAATCGCattactgtcacacacacacacacacacacacacacacacacacacacacacagttcaggatcacacacacacacacacacacacacacacacacacacacacacacacacacacacacacacacacacacagcacagggtcacagacaaacacatagttACTGTATGCCAACTATTCAACAAGCCAAAGTAACTTCCAGCAAAACGCAAAGGTTTGATCAAATGGGCATATAGTGCGGTCAATCTCTTGTGGTCAAGATCATTAAATCTCTCCACAAAATAAGTCCATTAATACTATCTGGAAGAGATTCAGATAAAGTGTACAATtaccatccccacacacacagacacacaaaaacacacactttaaggCCCATGGCTGCGTTCCAAGTGTGTCAAGGTTGTGTTGACATTCAcccttaaaacgaatgtgttgaaaacaacacaacttgccaGATAACACATTCGTTTTAGGAGTGTAGTAACAAATTGCCAGTCTTGTATGAACTATGACACTGGTAACGTTAAATAACACGAACGTTATGCACTAACGTGGAAGGTCTCGCCTTGCACTCAGAAACAAACGTGTTTACTTACACTTCCTGGTCAGGCTCATGTGGGACTCCAGTTGTTTGACAGTCGTCAAGAGGTCTGCGCCA carries:
- the pex11b gene encoding peroxisomal membrane protein 11B, with product MDTWVRFNSQSQAKERLCRAAQYACTLLGYTLQKGGVGADLLTTVKQLESHMSLTRKLMRLGNSAEALEAAKRAVHLSDSVLRLCITVAHLNRAMYFACDNVLWAGKTGLLPKLDQNKWSQRSFRYYLFALILNLTRDAYEIGLLMEREARSCSSAKASLSSTPVALTPENGDLPAISSSSSGSGSGSASPSPPLLLPVVPSLPALSQRLRRQLRLLAAVLRSNPPLLLDLLKNACDVFIPLDRLGIYPTGNGFVGACGLASSVLSILTIFHPWLKLKP